From Pseudoalteromonas sp. DL-6, one genomic window encodes:
- a CDS encoding MerR family DNA-binding transcriptional regulator, protein MKSDNQTNFANSANEPAKNEQTFSISELAKEFDITTRSIRFYEDQGLISPERNGQTRIYSKRDKVRLKLILRGKRLGFTLAETGRLFELYDADKSSAKQLVTMLDLISEKKADLSQQMDDIKVVLMELVTAERRCRDTLSKIDE, encoded by the coding sequence ATGAAATCAGATAATCAAACAAACTTTGCAAATTCAGCCAACGAGCCGGCTAAAAACGAACAAACTTTTAGCATTAGTGAATTGGCTAAAGAATTTGATATTACCACCCGCTCTATCCGTTTTTACGAAGACCAAGGGTTAATATCGCCAGAGCGCAATGGTCAAACACGTATTTACTCAAAGCGCGACAAGGTACGCCTTAAGCTAATACTGCGCGGTAAACGTTTAGGTTTCACCTTAGCTGAAACAGGTCGTTTGTTTGAACTGTATGATGCTGATAAATCAAGTGCAAAACAGTTAGTTACTATGCTTGACCTTATCAGTGAGAAAAAAGCCGATCTTTCACAACAGATGGATGACATTAAAGTGGTTCTTATGGAACTGGTCACCGCTGAACGTCGCTGTCGCGACACGCTTAGCAAAATAGATGAATAA
- a CDS encoding 3-oxoacid CoA-transferase subunit B, giving the protein MALSREQVAMRVAQELQDGFYVNLGIGIPTLVANYVPDGIEVMLQSENGLLGMGEYPTKATVDADMINAGKETVTAATGAAIFNSADSFAMIRGGHVDLTVLGAFEVDQNGSIASWMIPKKLIKGMGGAMDLVAGAKNIIVTMTHASKHGDSKLLESCTLPLTGVNCVKKIVTDLAVLEVKDGAFHLLERAPGVSVDEIISKTAGKLLVNGDIPEMVF; this is encoded by the coding sequence ATGGCATTATCACGTGAACAAGTCGCAATGCGCGTAGCTCAAGAGTTACAAGATGGGTTTTATGTTAATTTGGGCATTGGTATTCCGACACTCGTCGCAAACTATGTACCCGATGGCATAGAAGTTATGCTACAGTCCGAAAATGGTCTTTTAGGCATGGGCGAATACCCTACTAAAGCCACTGTTGATGCGGATATGATCAACGCGGGTAAAGAAACCGTGACGGCAGCTACCGGTGCAGCTATATTTAATAGTGCAGATAGTTTTGCCATGATACGGGGTGGTCATGTAGACTTAACCGTTCTGGGCGCGTTTGAGGTAGACCAAAACGGTTCTATAGCCTCATGGATGATCCCTAAAAAATTAATTAAAGGCATGGGCGGAGCGATGGATTTAGTCGCAGGTGCAAAAAACATTATTGTTACCATGACCCATGCCAGTAAACACGGCGACTCTAAGTTATTAGAAAGCTGTACGTTACCGCTAACGGGCGTTAACTGTGTTAAAAAAATAGTTACTGATTTAGCCGTTCTAGAAGTAAAAGACGGCGCATTTCATTTACTAGAACGCGCACCAGGCGTATCAGTTGATGAAATTATTAGCAAAACGGCAGGTAAATTGCTTGTTAATGGTGATATTCCTGAGATGGTGTTTTAA
- a CDS encoding LysR family transcriptional regulator has product MQTPIRGLRSFCFAAKSLSFKHAAKELYLTPSAVSHQIKQLEEQLGIDLFQRQTRSISLTPAGKNFFEAIYPIINMLESTINEFSQLQQNVNLTITLPEFFASELLMPKLSEWTSEHPNINLHMDTLKTRKELTRQSDLSIILSSSKPLDGLATELFNLEYIPACNKKLLEQWQNDHCQALNQVPLIVHKARPWAWHQWAEKVGIDDFSPTQIIQIDSMFGVARAAQQGMGIALIPLPISQSWLDEQWLYKLFEQPLTTKDKYYLVQHGSSTANHPLDLFAKWVINTFRQTK; this is encoded by the coding sequence ATGCAAACACCTATTCGCGGCCTTCGCTCTTTTTGTTTTGCCGCAAAAAGCTTAAGTTTTAAACATGCTGCTAAAGAGCTTTACTTAACGCCCTCGGCTGTAAGCCACCAAATTAAACAGCTAGAAGAGCAGCTAGGCATTGATTTATTTCAAAGACAAACTCGCTCTATTAGTTTAACGCCTGCAGGTAAAAACTTTTTTGAAGCAATTTATCCAATTATAAATATGCTAGAGAGCACCATTAATGAATTTAGTCAGTTACAACAAAATGTAAACTTAACCATTACTCTGCCCGAATTTTTTGCCAGTGAATTGTTAATGCCTAAGCTCAGTGAATGGACCAGCGAGCACCCTAATATTAATTTACACATGGATACCCTCAAAACGCGCAAAGAACTAACTCGCCAAAGTGATTTATCTATAATTTTATCTTCAAGTAAACCGCTTGATGGACTGGCTACTGAGTTATTTAATTTAGAATATATTCCAGCGTGTAATAAAAAACTACTTGAACAATGGCAAAACGATCATTGCCAAGCGCTTAATCAAGTGCCGCTTATTGTGCATAAAGCACGGCCTTGGGCTTGGCATCAGTGGGCAGAAAAAGTTGGGATTGATGACTTTTCACCAACACAAATTATTCAAATAGATAGTATGTTTGGTGTAGCAAGAGCGGCGCAACAAGGAATGGGGATTGCACTTATTCCTCTGCCAATTAGCCAAAGCTGGCTGGATGAGCAATGGCTCTATAAACTGTTTGAACAACCCCTTACCACCAAAGATAAATACTACTTGGTACAACACGGCTCTAGTACGGCAAACCACCCGCTCGACTTATTTGCCAAGTGGGTAATTAACACCTTCAGACAAACAAAGTGA
- a CDS encoding acetyl/propionyl/methylcrotonyl-CoA carboxylase subunit alpha, producing MNTVHLQKILIANRGEIACRIMRTAKQMGLTTVAVYSDADKNAQHVKMADEAYHIGAAPSKDSYLVADKILNVAKMSGADCIHPGYGFLSENSEFANVCEANNIAFIGPPASSIEAMGSKTRAKEIMAAANVPLVPGYYGDKQDPSFLQAEAGKIGYPVLIKAAFGGGGKGMRIVSKASEFISALEGAKREAIAGFGNDLVLLERYVDQPRHVEVQVFADNYGNCVYLGDRDCSLQRRHQKVIEEAPAPGLSDSLRKEMGEAAVRCALAIDYRGAGTVEFLLCGDEFFFMEMNTRLQVEHPVSEMVTGVDLVNWQINVASGLALPLAQADIQLQGHSFEARIYAEDPSNDFIPCSGTIEALYTPANSEYVRIDTGIAQGDEISPYYDPMIAKLIVHDDNRDQALSRLQQALTQFHLAGFSTNISFLYNLAIHPRFKQGAPSTHFIAEQGEALVTIDPSLLQTSRLIAGFSYLASLGSNTNSANPWQQLHGFSLNAPQQVNIPFSDTPLNAIKTAKGYSMTINDNTFEVQGELTNGYCNVSINGAKHTAHVSHVDNAITVMNQALQTKFECVDKHFISSHENEALPLAAPLNGTVVKHLLEVGSTITKGDAVVIIEAMKMEYTLNAPHDGVLKSYCFAEGELVSHGALLAIVEDTTAEEPA from the coding sequence ATGAACACAGTACACTTACAAAAAATTCTGATTGCTAATCGCGGAGAGATTGCTTGTCGTATTATGCGAACAGCAAAGCAAATGGGCTTGACCACGGTTGCGGTTTATTCAGATGCAGATAAAAACGCTCAACATGTAAAAATGGCTGATGAAGCCTACCATATTGGTGCAGCGCCGAGTAAAGACTCATACCTAGTTGCTGATAAAATACTAAACGTTGCCAAAATGAGTGGCGCCGATTGTATTCACCCTGGTTATGGATTTTTATCTGAAAACAGCGAATTTGCTAATGTTTGTGAAGCCAATAACATTGCCTTTATTGGGCCACCAGCAAGCAGCATAGAAGCTATGGGCTCTAAAACCCGTGCAAAAGAAATTATGGCAGCCGCTAATGTTCCTTTGGTGCCAGGTTATTATGGCGATAAACAAGACCCTAGCTTTTTACAAGCTGAGGCTGGAAAAATTGGCTACCCTGTGCTTATCAAAGCGGCCTTTGGTGGCGGTGGTAAAGGCATGCGTATTGTTTCAAAAGCCAGTGAGTTTATAAGCGCATTAGAAGGCGCTAAACGTGAAGCTATTGCCGGTTTTGGTAATGATCTGGTTTTGCTTGAGCGTTATGTTGACCAACCACGCCATGTTGAAGTACAAGTATTTGCTGATAACTATGGCAACTGTGTGTATTTAGGTGATCGTGATTGTTCATTGCAGCGTCGGCATCAAAAAGTGATTGAAGAAGCGCCTGCCCCCGGTTTATCAGACTCATTGCGAAAAGAAATGGGCGAAGCCGCGGTACGATGTGCCCTAGCAATTGACTACCGAGGCGCTGGCACTGTGGAATTTTTACTCTGTGGTGATGAGTTCTTTTTCATGGAAATGAATACTCGCTTGCAAGTAGAGCACCCAGTGAGTGAAATGGTCACAGGCGTTGATTTAGTTAATTGGCAAATTAATGTAGCCAGTGGTTTAGCGTTACCTTTAGCGCAAGCAGATATTCAGCTACAAGGCCACAGCTTTGAAGCACGTATTTATGCTGAAGATCCAAGTAATGACTTTATTCCGTGCTCTGGCACTATTGAGGCACTATATACGCCCGCTAACAGTGAATATGTACGTATTGATACTGGTATTGCCCAAGGTGATGAAATAAGCCCGTATTACGATCCAATGATTGCCAAACTTATTGTTCATGATGATAACCGCGACCAAGCACTTTCCCGTTTACAACAAGCATTAACACAATTTCATTTAGCCGGATTTAGCACTAATATCAGCTTTTTGTATAATTTAGCGATTCATCCACGCTTTAAACAAGGTGCTCCAAGCACCCACTTTATTGCAGAGCAAGGTGAAGCGTTAGTTACTATTGACCCGTCTTTATTACAAACTAGCCGCTTAATTGCTGGCTTTTCGTATTTAGCATCACTTGGTAGTAATACAAATAGTGCAAATCCATGGCAACAATTACATGGGTTTAGTTTAAATGCGCCGCAACAAGTTAACATTCCATTTAGCGATACCCCCTTAAACGCAATAAAAACCGCGAAGGGCTATAGCATGACCATTAATGACAACACCTTTGAAGTGCAAGGTGAGTTAACTAATGGCTACTGCAACGTATCGATTAATGGCGCTAAACACACTGCGCATGTTAGCCACGTTGATAATGCCATTACTGTAATGAACCAAGCACTGCAAACTAAGTTTGAATGTGTTGATAAACATTTCATCAGCTCACATGAAAATGAGGCTTTACCCCTTGCTGCGCCACTTAATGGTACTGTAGTTAAACACTTGTTAGAGGTGGGAAGCACCATTACTAAAGGCGATGCAGTGGTTATAATTGAAGCAATGAAAATGGAATACACGCTTAATGCCCCACATGATGGCGTATTAAAAAGTTACTGTTTTGCTGAGGGTGAACTGGTAAGCCATGGCGCTTTACTGGCCATAGTTGAAGACACAACTGCAGAGGAACCCGCTTAA
- a CDS encoding CoA transferase subunit A, with translation MAGFDKVVSSYEAAMEGLKDGDTIIAGGFGLCGIPEGLIAQIKKMQTKELTVVSNNCGVDDFGLGLLLHDKQIKKVVASYVGENALFEQQLLSGEIDVELTPQGTLAEKMRAGGAGIPAFYTATGYGTPVAEGKEVKEFNGRPYILEESITGEFAIVKAWKADRYGNLVFRHTAMNFNPMAATAGKITVAEVEEIVEPGELEPSQIHTPGIFVNRVIKGNFEKRIERVTTRD, from the coding sequence ATGGCCGGTTTTGATAAAGTAGTTTCTAGTTATGAAGCTGCAATGGAAGGTTTAAAAGACGGCGATACAATAATAGCCGGTGGTTTTGGCTTATGTGGTATCCCTGAGGGTCTAATTGCCCAAATTAAAAAAATGCAAACTAAAGAATTAACCGTTGTTTCCAATAACTGTGGTGTTGATGACTTTGGTTTAGGGCTGTTACTGCACGACAAGCAAATTAAAAAAGTGGTCGCCTCATACGTTGGCGAAAATGCCTTGTTTGAACAGCAACTACTAAGTGGCGAGATTGATGTAGAACTTACGCCACAAGGTACTCTTGCTGAAAAAATGCGTGCTGGTGGTGCAGGAATACCTGCTTTTTACACAGCCACAGGTTACGGCACACCGGTTGCTGAGGGTAAAGAAGTAAAAGAGTTTAATGGTCGCCCTTATATTTTAGAAGAGTCAATTACCGGTGAATTCGCTATTGTAAAAGCATGGAAAGCGGATCGCTACGGCAACTTAGTATTTCGTCATACAGCCATGAACTTCAATCCAATGGCGGCTACTGCGGGTAAAATTACCGTTGCAGAAGTAGAGGAAATTGTTGAACCAGGCGAACTTGAGCCAAGCCAAATACATACGCCAGGAATTTTTGTTAACCGCGTTATAAAAGGTAACTTTGAAAAACGCATTGAACGTGTTACCACACGAGATTAA
- a CDS encoding isovaleryl-CoA dehydrogenase: protein MSTISLYKEMNFGLGETADMIRSHVNSFASQEIAPLAEKTDLDNAFPNELWPQMGEMGVLGMTVDEEFGGAGLGYLEHVIAMEEISRASASIGLSYGAHSNLCVNQINRNGSQAQKEKYLPKLISGEHIGALAMSEPNAGSDVVSMKLKAEKKGDKYILNGNKMWITNGPDADTLVIYAKTDLNAGAKGITAFIVEKTFPGFSTAQKLDKLGMRGSNTCELVFENCEVPEENILGNLNEGVKVLMSGLDYERVVLAAGPLGIMQACMDIVVPYIHERKQFDSPIGQFQLIQGKIADMYTQMNAARSYVYTVAKACDRGETTRKDAAGAILYAAELATKMALDAIQILGGNGYINEYATGRLLRDAKLYEIGAGTSEIRRMLIGRELFTESR from the coding sequence ATGAGCACTATTTCACTATATAAAGAAATGAACTTTGGCCTTGGCGAAACTGCAGATATGATCCGCAGTCACGTAAACAGCTTTGCCAGTCAAGAAATTGCCCCACTAGCTGAAAAAACTGACCTTGATAATGCGTTCCCCAATGAACTTTGGCCGCAAATGGGTGAAATGGGCGTGCTTGGCATGACCGTGGATGAAGAGTTTGGTGGTGCTGGTTTAGGCTATTTAGAGCACGTTATTGCCATGGAAGAAATTAGCCGTGCAAGTGCCTCTATTGGTTTAAGCTACGGTGCGCATTCAAACCTGTGTGTTAATCAAATAAACCGTAATGGTTCACAAGCACAAAAAGAAAAATACTTACCTAAACTAATTAGCGGCGAGCACATTGGTGCACTGGCGATGAGTGAGCCTAACGCGGGCTCTGATGTTGTTTCTATGAAACTTAAAGCAGAGAAAAAAGGCGATAAATACATTTTAAACGGTAATAAAATGTGGATCACTAATGGCCCTGACGCTGATACGTTGGTAATTTATGCAAAAACAGATTTAAACGCCGGCGCTAAAGGGATTACGGCCTTTATTGTAGAAAAAACATTTCCTGGTTTTTCAACCGCACAAAAGCTCGACAAACTCGGCATGCGTGGCTCAAATACCTGTGAATTGGTATTTGAAAACTGTGAAGTACCTGAAGAAAATATTTTAGGTAACTTAAACGAAGGCGTTAAGGTACTTATGAGTGGCCTTGATTATGAGCGTGTTGTTTTAGCGGCTGGCCCACTTGGCATAATGCAAGCGTGTATGGATATAGTGGTGCCTTACATCCATGAGCGTAAGCAATTTGACAGCCCTATTGGTCAATTTCAGTTAATACAAGGCAAAATTGCTGATATGTATACACAAATGAACGCAGCTCGCTCATATGTGTACACAGTAGCAAAAGCATGTGATCGCGGCGAAACCACCCGTAAAGACGCTGCTGGCGCAATTTTATATGCTGCTGAGCTTGCAACTAAAATGGCATTAGATGCAATTCAGATTTTAGGCGGCAATGGTTACATAAACGAATACGCAACAGGTCGCTTACTGCGTGATGCGAAATTATATGAAATTGGTGCGGGCACCTCTGAAATACGCCGTATGTTAATTGGTCGCGAATTATTCACTGAAAGCCGCTAA
- a CDS encoding carboxyl transferase domain-containing protein codes for MTILKSSVNPHDPNFVQNHNNMSALVDDLRSKAATIRLGGGAALKERHEGRGKLFVRDRITTLLDEGSPFLEISQFAAFGVYEQDIPCAGVVAGIGRVKGVECMVIANDATVKGGTYFPLTVKKHLRAQDIAERCHLPCIYLVDSGGANLPEQDDVFPDKLHFGRIFYNQARMSGKGIPQIAVVMGLCTAGGAYVPAMADESIIVKEQGTIFLAGPPLVKAATGEVVTAEELGGADVHCKTSGVADHYAENDAHALSIARQCIERINYSRPTSPLIEEVKAPRYDINELYGIVGTDLKKPFDVREVIARTVDDSSFDEFKRYFGETLVTGFASIYGHPVGIVANNGILFSQSAQKGAHFIQLCAQRNIPLVFLQNITGFMVGKKYESEGIAKHGAKMVMAVSCADVPKFTILIGGSYGAGNYGMCGRAFEPTMMWMWPNARISVMGGEQAAGVMAQVKQDGLARKGESMSEQQISDFKKPIIDQYEQQGHPYYASARLWDDGIIDPADTRNVLGLALSAAKNAPERESKFGVFRM; via the coding sequence ATGACGATTTTAAAATCGAGCGTTAATCCGCATGATCCAAATTTTGTGCAAAATCACAACAACATGTCGGCGCTAGTGGATGATTTACGTAGTAAAGCAGCAACAATACGTTTAGGCGGTGGCGCTGCGCTAAAAGAGCGCCATGAAGGCCGCGGTAAATTGTTTGTCCGTGACCGTATTACCACTTTGCTAGATGAAGGCTCGCCATTTTTAGAAATATCGCAATTTGCTGCCTTTGGCGTTTATGAACAAGATATTCCTTGTGCCGGTGTGGTTGCAGGTATTGGTCGCGTTAAAGGCGTCGAATGTATGGTGATTGCTAATGATGCGACAGTAAAAGGCGGCACCTATTTCCCGCTGACTGTTAAAAAGCATTTACGCGCTCAAGACATCGCCGAACGTTGTCATTTACCGTGTATTTATTTAGTTGACTCAGGTGGCGCAAACTTACCTGAGCAAGACGACGTATTCCCTGACAAACTGCATTTTGGTCGTATTTTTTATAATCAAGCGCGTATGTCGGGTAAAGGCATTCCACAAATTGCTGTGGTTATGGGGTTATGTACTGCAGGTGGTGCGTATGTTCCTGCTATGGCCGATGAAAGTATTATTGTAAAAGAGCAAGGCACTATCTTTTTAGCTGGTCCGCCGCTGGTAAAAGCTGCCACCGGTGAAGTAGTTACTGCAGAAGAGCTTGGTGGCGCCGATGTACACTGTAAAACATCAGGTGTGGCCGATCATTACGCAGAAAATGATGCTCATGCCTTGTCGATTGCTCGCCAATGTATTGAACGAATTAACTATTCGCGCCCTACCTCACCATTAATAGAAGAAGTAAAAGCCCCTCGTTATGATATTAACGAACTTTACGGCATTGTCGGTACTGATCTTAAAAAGCCATTTGATGTCCGTGAAGTCATTGCGCGTACTGTTGATGATTCATCGTTTGATGAATTTAAACGCTACTTTGGTGAAACACTGGTAACAGGTTTTGCCAGTATTTATGGTCATCCCGTAGGCATAGTGGCCAACAACGGTATTTTATTTAGTCAGTCAGCGCAAAAAGGCGCGCACTTTATTCAACTATGTGCTCAGCGCAATATTCCACTGGTATTTTTACAAAACATCACTGGCTTTATGGTCGGTAAAAAATACGAGTCTGAAGGCATTGCTAAACACGGCGCTAAAATGGTGATGGCGGTATCGTGTGCCGATGTACCCAAATTTACTATTTTAATCGGTGGCTCATACGGTGCAGGTAACTATGGTATGTGTGGCCGAGCATTTGAACCGACCATGATGTGGATGTGGCCGAATGCCCGTATTTCAGTTATGGGTGGTGAACAAGCCGCTGGTGTAATGGCGCAAGTAAAACAAGATGGTTTAGCCCGCAAAGGCGAAAGCATGAGCGAGCAACAAATTAGCGATTTTAAAAAGCCAATCATCGATCAATACGAACAGCAAGGTCATCCTTATTATGCCAGTGCCCGTTTGTGGGATGATGGCATTATTGACCCTGCTGATACACGCAATGTTCTAGGGCTTGCACTTAGCGCAGCTAAAAATGCTCCTGAGCGTGAATCAAAATTTGGCGTATTTAGAATGTAA
- a CDS encoding enoyl-CoA hydratase/isomerase family protein, which produces MSVTLQITKSNVAVLVLSRPEKRNAFNSDVIHELIQCIEHANTLDIRALVLKTEGKHFSAGADLAWMKSMADNNYNDNLADSMQLAKLMQVLAQSPHPTICAVQGAAFGGALGLIACCDIALSKDDAQFCLSEVKLGLIPAVISPYVIKAIGERAARRYFLTAEVFDAHTAKQLGLVHQITGNLDCALDNLLQTLIDNGPVAVKAAKALINDVANKEIDNEIIALTAERIAKIRVSDEGQEGLTAFFEKRSPQWQL; this is translated from the coding sequence ATGTCAGTAACACTACAAATAACAAAATCTAATGTGGCTGTACTTGTTTTAAGTCGCCCAGAAAAACGCAATGCCTTTAATAGCGACGTTATCCATGAGCTTATTCAATGTATTGAACATGCTAATACGCTCGATATTCGTGCCCTTGTATTAAAAACTGAGGGTAAACACTTTTCAGCCGGTGCCGATTTAGCCTGGATGAAATCGATGGCAGATAACAACTATAACGATAATTTGGCCGATTCAATGCAGCTGGCTAAGTTAATGCAAGTTTTAGCACAAAGCCCACACCCTACAATTTGTGCGGTACAAGGCGCAGCATTTGGTGGCGCATTGGGCTTAATTGCTTGCTGTGATATCGCGCTCAGTAAAGACGACGCTCAATTTTGTTTAAGTGAGGTTAAATTAGGTTTAATTCCTGCTGTTATTAGCCCTTATGTAATAAAAGCTATTGGTGAGCGCGCTGCTCGTCGCTATTTTTTAACGGCTGAGGTATTTGATGCGCATACGGCTAAACAGCTGGGGCTAGTTCACCAAATTACAGGGAATTTAGACTGTGCACTGGATAACCTACTACAAACGCTGATAGATAATGGCCCGGTAGCGGTTAAAGCAGCTAAAGCGCTTATTAATGATGTGGCAAACAAAGAAATCGATAACGAAATAATTGCGCTCACTGCAGAACGTATAGCCAAAATTCGTGTATCAGACGAAGGTCAAGAAGGCCTAACTGCCTTTTTTGAAAAACGCTCTCCCCAATGGCAACTCTAG
- a CDS encoding hydroxymethylglutaryl-CoA lyase: protein MSSLLPKAVRIVEVGARDGLQNEAAVETADKITLINALAAAGIKDIEAGAFVSPKWVPQMADSSEVISALNLPEVNLSALTPNLKGAEAAHAVGIKEFAIFTAASEAFCQKNINCSIEQSLARFSEVMAFAKAHNIRVRGYVSCVLGCPYEGDVDPHTVLAVAAKLLKMGCYEISLGDTIGVGTPAKVIELLTLLLKHIDKSKLAVHFHDTYGQALTNIYAALNLGIATVDSAVAGLGGCPYAKGASGNVATEDVVYLLQGLGIEHGIDLQRLAEAGWQITSALNKQPASKVSAALHAQ, encoded by the coding sequence ATGAGTTCATTATTACCTAAAGCAGTGCGCATTGTTGAAGTGGGCGCCAGAGATGGACTTCAAAATGAAGCCGCTGTAGAAACTGCTGATAAAATAACGCTTATTAACGCACTCGCCGCTGCAGGCATAAAAGACATAGAAGCTGGTGCGTTTGTCTCACCTAAATGGGTGCCACAAATGGCAGACTCTAGTGAAGTAATAAGCGCACTTAATTTACCTGAGGTTAATCTCAGTGCCCTTACCCCTAATTTAAAAGGGGCAGAGGCAGCCCATGCTGTAGGTATTAAAGAATTTGCAATATTTACCGCAGCGAGCGAAGCATTTTGCCAAAAAAATATTAACTGCTCTATTGAGCAAAGTTTGGCGCGTTTTAGTGAAGTTATGGCTTTTGCAAAGGCGCATAACATTCGCGTGCGCGGTTATGTAAGTTGTGTATTAGGTTGCCCGTATGAGGGAGATGTTGACCCTCATACTGTACTGGCTGTTGCTGCTAAACTCTTAAAAATGGGATGTTATGAAATTAGCCTAGGTGACACCATAGGTGTTGGCACACCCGCTAAAGTAATAGAGCTACTTACATTGCTACTTAAACATATTGATAAATCTAAACTTGCTGTACATTTTCATGACACATACGGGCAAGCGCTCACAAATATTTACGCTGCTCTAAACCTTGGTATAGCAACGGTTGACAGTGCTGTTGCCGGCCTTGGTGGCTGCCCATATGCCAAAGGCGCGTCAGGAAATGTTGCCACCGAAGATGTTGTATACTTACTGCAAGGACTTGGCATTGAGCATGGAATTGATTTACAAAGGCTTGCTGAGGCAGGTTGGCAAATTACGAGTGCACTGAACAAACAACCTGCTAGCAAGGTTTCTGCAGCATTACACGCACAATAA